A genomic region of Trueperaceae bacterium contains the following coding sequences:
- a CDS encoding agmatine deiminase family protein, with amino-acid sequence MPATSPATTPKLRMPAEWEPHAATWTSWPCDDDLWEGHLEGVRREFARLVATVSRYEPVVLNVRDDEAETDARARLAAAGADLSRVELHRVPLNDVWFRDNGPLFVREADGRVALTDWRFNAWGGKYAPWDDDDRAPEAVARRLGMRRYAVDAVMEGGSLELNGRGVCITTRSCLLTPTRNPGLSEADIEALLARWLGATRVVWLHGGLEGDHTDGHVDTIVRFVDDETIVASVEEDEGDPNHAAMRENLEVLRALRTPEGRPYRIVELQLPERSAYLGDARLPLTYANWYVGNGFVVVPVYGDPNDERALATLRPLFPGRDVIPLPASELITGGGAFHCVTQQQPAGAVAPPGRAEGEAATAERAGTGVAPAAEGGDA; translated from the coding sequence ATGCCCGCGACCTCGCCCGCCACGACGCCGAAGCTGCGCATGCCCGCCGAGTGGGAGCCCCACGCGGCCACCTGGACGAGCTGGCCCTGCGACGACGACCTGTGGGAGGGCCACCTCGAGGGCGTGCGCCGCGAGTTCGCCCGCCTCGTGGCCACGGTCTCCCGCTACGAGCCGGTCGTGCTGAACGTCCGTGACGACGAGGCGGAGACGGACGCCCGCGCCAGGCTGGCCGCCGCCGGCGCCGACCTCTCCCGGGTCGAGCTCCACCGCGTGCCCCTCAACGACGTCTGGTTCCGCGACAACGGACCCCTGTTCGTGCGCGAGGCCGACGGGCGCGTGGCCCTCACCGACTGGCGCTTCAACGCCTGGGGCGGCAAGTACGCCCCCTGGGACGACGACGACCGCGCGCCCGAGGCCGTGGCGCGGAGGCTGGGCATGCGCCGCTACGCCGTGGACGCCGTCATGGAGGGTGGCTCCCTCGAGCTGAACGGTCGCGGGGTGTGCATCACGACCCGCTCCTGCCTGCTCACGCCCACCCGCAACCCCGGGCTGTCGGAGGCGGACATCGAGGCGCTGCTGGCGCGCTGGCTCGGCGCCACGCGGGTCGTGTGGCTGCACGGCGGGCTCGAGGGCGACCACACCGACGGGCACGTCGACACGATCGTGCGGTTCGTGGACGACGAGACGATCGTGGCCAGCGTGGAGGAGGACGAGGGCGACCCGAACCACGCCGCGATGCGGGAGAACCTCGAGGTGCTGCGCGCGCTGCGCACGCCAGAGGGACGCCCCTACCGCATCGTCGAGCTCCAGCTCCCCGAGCGCAGCGCGTACCTGGGCGACGCGCGGCTACCCCTGACGTACGCGAACTGGTACGTGGGCAACGGCTTCGTCGTCGTGCCCGTCTACGGCGACCCCAACGACGAGCGGGCCCTGGCGACGCTGCGCCCGCTCTTCCCCGGACGCGACGTCATCCCGCTGCCGGCCTCCGAGCTGATCACGGGGGGCGGCGCGTTCCACTGCGTCACCCAGCAGCAGCCGGCCGGCGCGGTCGCGCCGCCCGGTCGGGCGGAGGGCGAGGCCGCGACCGCCGAGCGCGCGGGGACCGGGGTGGCGCCCGCCGCGGAGGGAGGCGACGCATGA
- the aguB gene encoding N-carbamoylputrescine amidase: MTERSGTFRIGVVQMSCSDVLEENLAKAEAFVREAAANGAGLVLLQELFENLYFPQLERDELFALAHPVDEHPFIERFARLAGELGVVLPVSFFEKAGQAYFNSVAMVDASGEVLGVYRKSHIPDGPGYEEKFYFNPGDTGFKAWRTRLGTIGVGICWDQWFPECARAMALKGADVLLYPTAIGSEPEETGGLDTRDMWRRVMVGHAVANSVYVAAANRVGHEGDAEFYGSSFVCDYQGEYLAEADRSSETVIYADLDLPGAQRFRAGFGFFRDRRPDLYSPLLTLDGRD, translated from the coding sequence ATGACCGAGCGCTCCGGCACCTTCCGCATCGGCGTCGTGCAGATGAGCTGCTCTGACGTCCTCGAGGAGAACCTGGCCAAGGCCGAGGCGTTCGTGCGCGAGGCCGCGGCGAACGGCGCCGGGCTCGTGCTGCTGCAGGAGCTGTTCGAGAACCTCTACTTCCCGCAGCTCGAGCGCGACGAGCTGTTCGCGCTGGCGCACCCCGTCGACGAGCACCCGTTCATCGAGCGCTTCGCGCGCCTCGCCGGCGAGCTCGGCGTCGTGCTGCCCGTGTCGTTCTTCGAGAAGGCCGGGCAGGCGTACTTCAACAGCGTCGCCATGGTCGACGCCTCCGGCGAGGTGCTGGGCGTCTACAGGAAGAGCCACATCCCCGACGGACCCGGCTACGAGGAGAAGTTCTACTTCAACCCCGGCGACACCGGCTTCAAGGCCTGGCGCACGCGGTTGGGCACGATCGGCGTGGGCATCTGCTGGGACCAGTGGTTCCCAGAGTGCGCCCGCGCGATGGCGCTGAAGGGCGCCGACGTGCTGCTCTACCCCACCGCCATCGGCTCGGAGCCGGAGGAGACCGGCGGCCTCGACACGCGCGACATGTGGCGCCGCGTCATGGTCGGCCACGCCGTGGCGAACTCGGTCTACGTCGCGGCGGCGAACCGCGTGGGACACGAGGGCGACGCCGAGTTCTACGGCAGCTCGTTCGTCTGCGACTACCAGGGCGAGTACCTGGCCGAGGCCGACAGGTCGTCGGAGACCGTCATCTACGCCGACCTCGACCTGCCCGGTGCCCAGCGCTTCCGCGCCGGCTTCGGCTTCTTCCGCGACCGCCGGCCCGACCTCTACAGTCCGCTGCTCACCCTCGACGGGCGCGACTAG